The following is a genomic window from Phaseolus vulgaris cultivar G19833 chromosome 6, P. vulgaris v2.0, whole genome shotgun sequence.
CAACACTTGCTTAAATGCCATATGATGATGTGACATGGACCtgtcatttttaaaatgttaatttcaaatttaataattttttatcaaaagtTTTATTCCAAAAGTTATTTCTAAATTCTCTTTCAAAGATTTTAAAACAATAGTTAAGAAACAAAGGACAGTGACATAGTGCTATTAATAGAAAAAGTGATGTAAAAAGTAAGAATATAGGGAAGGCCAGATTTAGTCCATTGGTCTAGATCTGGAGCCCAATACAGCTTTTTGTGCTTTTGGGGCTTAACAATAACACCacccaaaaaaataaaatcactgTTGACCAATATGGCCATTATTGTCCTTTTTTTCCTATGAAAGGCTTTAGTCAATTTTTAAAGGTTCTAAAAAAAGTCATACTTTTAAGTTTTGATAACTATTTTTAATGTTGATTTAACTTATCAAATACTAATTAAACCTTATAACAAAGattgttttttcatttatattacTTTTGACTTAATTTATAGTCCATATAATAATCgtttttaattcttaattttatatgcaagttattgttataatattttaattattgtattaGCTACAATGATGAATAGTTATATATGAGATAATAGTATGCTCACCAACattataaagttttattttactatGATTTTGTTACATTGAATGAATTGGTCATATTATCTATTAAGAGTTATAACTAGTTAATTATAAAGTTttgatgaataattttttagtaaaaatattagaaGAACTGAATGATAATTAATGAATTATACTTAGCCAATCCTTGAACAAAGAGAGTCTCAAAAGTTTCTAAACACAAGCATTACAACATGGATATGCATCCATACAAGTGGCAATAATTTTTggtacaaagaaaaaaaagtgatttgTGTTTCACAAATAATGTCATATTTAACATATTGTAAAATCTTCATTAGTGATTTAGTTAACCAAGTGTGTGTTTTTTGTACAAATTTGAGTATAAAAGTACTGTGGTGAAACTCTGTGATTGGTATGCAGCCCAAATGAATGGAATTCTGGAGTGACAGCAGGACTAAGTACAAAGAACTGCTATGGTGAAACTACCCCAATTATTAGCAGTGGCACAGCAGCATACCCTGGTGTATACCCTGAACAGATGAGGGTTGTAGACATGGTAATTAGAGAAATGAGGAACCCTGCTTATCTTCTTGACATTACAATGCTATCAGCATTTAGGAAGGATGCACATCCCTCCATTTACAGTGGTGATTTGAACCCTCAGCAGAGAGCCAAACCTGACTATTCAGCTGATTGTAGCCACTGGTGTCTTCCTGGATTGCCAGATACTTGGAATGAACTTTTCTACACTGCTTTGTTCTACTAAGTTTTGTCATCTGCTAACTAATTAACATATTTCTTCCACTTCACTGCTGTTATGAGTATTAGTAGGTGATAATGCATTTATTAAGAGGGTTACTTGCATCATAGCACCAACTCTTTCATGTATAAAGATATGCTAATTAAATgaaacaattatttatttacttttagaATTTAGGAAGAAGAGATCATATGTAGATCAAAGTAAGAAAAGTTTAGTGTATCATTTCTGCATTTGTTTTGGAAATTGATTTCATGGATTCTATTCAACTATTAGGTGTCTGTTTGAATTAAGGTTTACAAGCTTAAATCGAGTTAAAATTAAGGTTGCAAATGAGTTTGTAAAAGCAACttgagatatttttttaatcagctCAAGCCAAACATCTTGATCCAAAAATTTAATTGTAAGACCCATTACACAAATTTCTTGTCAGTAATAAAgttttctataaatatttttaaaaaataagtacatttttctataaaaaagtATTAGTTTATACGTAAGTTATAGATATTTTTAGAGAAATTAATATTGAATATCAATTAATCAAGGATGTACTCTTGTTTCGTTTTTGTTTTGTATGTGATATTGTACTCCAaacaaatatttcttaaaaaatatttctcatTCATGATTTGTGTTAAGCTATTTTTAAGGTCATATAATTTACAATTGATAACGTTTAATCGATTATGTAtttaggaaaataaataaaaaaatgtgttctaGGATATATATTCGAGACTTGTTTAATTACGGggttaataaatattaatatattatttataaacatAAAGATACAATAATTTATGAACCTAGCAGAAGAATATGCATTCATCTATATTGTAAAATTTACgaaatttcatatttttggaTGTAAATTTTGTATGATTAAATTTTGGTGAGTAATGTTGAAATAGAAGGGGTTGCATTAAAATTGAAGTGATAAAAGAGAGGCAGGTAAAGAACATTTTGTTGGAAACCAAGTACATTATGATAGTGTGAGGTGACATTAATTGAAAgtaaagagaagaagaagataacAACACTTAACACATAACATTGCCTGGATAAAATACACAGCAGGCAAAATTTTGATTAATGATAACTAGTTTTCTAATACTCCTTTGCTATGGCTCATGCTTCCTCTAGATGGCAACTCCTAAGGGAGAAACTTCCATCTTGGGTATGATCTTCTCTGGTTCTACAGCTTTGACCTGGTTGCCATAAGCTGATGCATGCACTCCAAGTGCTGCTCTACCAGATGGATCAAGGTTGTTAGACCAGGCAGCATCCCACTCAACAGCTTTTGCTGTGCTACATGCAACACTTGGTCCTCCAGGAACACTGAGTCTAGCTGAGTtctacaaaatcaaattaaGGAACACACAGATTTGGTTAAGCCCTTGTTAAATCAACATGAAATTTTCAATATCTAGGTATGGTTGATTAAATTTACCTGAGGGAAGAACCTCTCAAATATCATTCTATAGTAGTATGCTTCTTTGGTGGTTGGAGTGTTGAAGGGGAAAATGTTAGCAGCATTGAGCATCATTCTATCAGTCACCTATTGGAAATTTTGAAGAACCAAGAATAAATTAGCGGTATGAAATGTTATGACAATAAGAGGGATAGGGTTTCATTCAAGATTTACATGTTTCTCAGCATGTCCTTTAAGGCCATCAATCCAACCATAGCCAACTCCATCACTGAATTGTTCTTTCTGCCTATATAAAATATGCTGCATAAGATGAAACTCTAACATGTTAgtttaagaaattaatttagcAAAGTTGTAAAGCATTGCTGCAAATCAGAGTACCTTTGGCAGATAAGGATGCTCTTCATCATCAAATGCCCTCCTCAGTACCCATTTCTCAATTCtcccttcttctttttttatctgAACAGATTAAGTAGTAAACCACTTAATAAAATGTAACATTTTTTAAGTGGTGTTGCATTGCAACTTTTTGTACACTCACCATTTTGTACTCAGGATCAATGTTCATTGCAACTTCGATAAACTCTTTGTCCAAAAATGGTACTCTGGCTTCTAGACCCCAGGCAAAGGTCGATTTATTGGCTCGCAAGCAATCATATTTGTGGAGTGCTTTAATCTGCATAAATGAGAAAAAATATCATCCATTAACCCTTTTACTTCAACAGTCCAGCCACTTAAATTGATCTGGCAATAAGTATGATAACTCTGTGACCTTGCGGCATGTTTCTTGGTGAAACTCTTCTTTGTTGGGTGCCTTGTGGAAATATAGATACCCTCCAAAGATCTCATCAGATCCTTCTCCAGAGATAACCCACTTGACTCCTAGTGACTTAATCTTACGCGACATAAGAAACATGGGAATGCTTGCTCTAATTGTAGTCACATCATATGTTTCAATATGGTAGATCACATCTTCAATGGCATCTATGCCATCCTGCATATACCATATATAAAACATTTACTAATTATGATTTTGCACCTCAAAATAACCCCAAATTTTGAGTTGTAAGCTACTATCTCGTGTAGATATACCTGAACAGAATAGTGAAATTCATGATGTACAGTTCCTATGTAATCTGCTACTTCTCTTGCAGCCTTTAGGTCTGGTGCACCCTACTCAGTATAATATAATCAAAGATCAAGACAAACTTCATGGTTTCCTTCTTTTATTGACAGATCTACTACACTTGCAAGAAAAGGTACACACGCACCTCAAGTCCTACACAGAAAGAGTGTAGTTTTGTTCCCCAATGCTTGGCAGCATTTGTGCCTTCCAGGTAGCGAGCCGTGACAGCTGCAACCAGTGAAGAGTCCAAACCTCCAGAGAGTAAAACACCAAAAGGCACATCGGTCATTAACCTTTTGATCACAGCCTGCAAAAACATTCAAAAGAGTTTATACGAAGGTTACAAGCTACTTTGATAACTTCTACAAAAGCTTTTCCAAAAGCTAACCAAGTAGGTGGTTTTTGGATAAACTTTCAATTACAATCATGTGTTGAGTCTTCTTCTGTGTATCTTACCTTCTCAAAGGCATGCCTCAAAGCTAGAGGGTCATAAGGAGCTGAAGGAATAGCCTCAGAGAACCATGGAGGATTGTACCATCTACGAAACTCCCTCTCTTTGCTAGAGTACAAGTGACCAGGTGGAAAAGACTCGAAATGTTCACAATCATCATTTAGCCCCTTCAATTCTGATGAAATCCAGACAGAGCCTGAACAGAGTATGCAAACTAATCATTATTTATTCAATTCAAATCTCTTGTTACAGATACACATAAATTCAATTCAAAAGCAGGGCACATATTTGAAGATTACCATCTAGACCCCAACCAATGTATAAGGAAGTGACTCCAATAGCATCACGTGCCACTATAAAACTGTTGTCACGGGTATCCAACAGAACAAATGAAAATATACCATCAAGCATGTCCACAAAGTTTTCTCCGTGCTCCTCGTACTAAAACAGCATACAGGTGATAAGAACAAGAAGTACAAAAAATTTCTGTTGGTTTTTATGCATACATGATCAGGTTAGAATTGTTACAAGATTATACATAAAGATGACTAACCAGGTGAGCAATAACATCACAGTCACTTCCTGTACGGAACGTGTGATTAGGCAATTGTTTCCTGAGTTCTTCATGATTGTAGATCTCACCATTCACCTGGTTTTCAGTGGATGATATTTAACGTGAATTAAGAAGTAAATGTAACAAAAGGTATATGTTACTATGGAATACATTCCAGTTTTTTGTAGAACAACTTATGTATTATGAGTTTAATAATCAAAGTGTAAATTAGTGTAAACTAATCAGAAACAACTGTTGATACGATTTTGAAGGTAATTATAGTTAAAGTCTACCATCACTATTATTACCAATTTTCCATGCCATAACAGTGTAAGTTTAAATCATTGAACAAAGGCTTACCGTAACAGCAATAGTTTTGTCTTCATTAAAGAGAGGTTGATCCCCAGAAGCTGGATCAACTATGGCTAAACGTTGATGAGCCAAATAGCAGTCTCCATATTGGTGGAGCCCACTCCAGTCAGGACCACGGTGCTTCAACCTGTGACATCATCAAATTGTAAATTATTAACTCATTCTTCAAACTGTACTTTCTTAACTGAAGGCTTTGAAAATTTCCTTTTCCACTTTCAAACAAATTAACTTCTTCCATTACTTTCCAACTGTTGTACTTTTCCACCACAAAGTTACCAATAATTTCACAGCAAGGTGGACCCCACATGCCACTAGTTTATCTACATAAGTTAGTGATCTAACAAGAATACTTGTTCATTCTAGAATCCACTTAGCTTCTCTCCAAACATGTTTATCCTTAAATACTTGTTCCATCTAAAAGATTGGCATCATACTGCCCCCAATATTAAGCAATAACTATGATTTCAACACTTACATAAGTTTAACTCCTTCCCTTTAAAATATTGAATGAACTTGACAGTAGAAAACcaatattcattatttttaccACTTATTTACAAACACTTCTCTCTAGGTATTAACAAAAGATTAGTGTCCACCAATTTTTTTCACTAGAAGATACCACCACCaaagttgaaacaaaaacaaaattataagcGCCAACTTTTTTATGATTCTTCTGCTCTGCTGCCAGTGTACAAACAAAGTAtgataataaattaaacaaCTTTTGGACACTTAACTTTTCCAATTCTCTTATACGAAAGAATTATCTATGACAAGTATATTTTGTTCCCCCTTTTATCTCAATTCCTAAGTGTCACAGTCATCTTTACAGCtggtttaattatatttcagtGTATTAGTTGCTAAAAATACAGTTACCATCATGCTGAGTTTCCACTTTTCAGTCACAGAAAAGTTCAGTTGggtaagaattattttttttggaatggGAAAAATGCACAAAAGAAGAAACTTTGCCTAGAAAACATCAAAGTTGAGCAAAGggtattatttgaaaaaaagcAGGTGAAGATTAATTTTGCTTGTTTGATTTTGTGTAAATAAGAAGAAGACAGAGAGAATCATTGCCTGCGAGAAAGCTCAAGGACGCGGACCCTCTTGGCTTGTGATGAATCAGAGCAACCAAGCACAGCAAGTATGCCACACATTGCGTTATGATATGTGAACTACGAcgaagagagaaaaagaagaacagaGAGAAtgcaaagagaaaaaaacaagACAAAGAGAGAAAGAAGGAAATGATTTAAGAAACGAAGATGAAGGAGTGAGACATGGAACGGACAACACGTAGAATGGTTCCTAGTTGAAAGAGTTAAGTGTTCAACATAACAACGTACTCCTATTTATATGCAAAGGTTGGACCCCAAACGGTGTCGTTTCGTCTGATGTCACTTTCATCGGTGGCGTGGGAAATTTAACTGGCTACCGGGTGTCGCAGTCAATCTCACAGGGACCACCGCCAATTTCCTCTTGCGCATCGCCACGTGGTTTGCTATGGGATATATTTGTcactttatttaattattattacataactttttattttattatttgattcCTTTTCTATTTTGTGATGAGCGATTCGCTGCTTCCCGTTTTGTCTCGTCTGAAATTGAGGAGAGAGATGTTTATCACTTTATccttaaattttacaattttttctttCGTTAAATTCTTCCAGAGTTTATGAGAATCAATTAAGTGTTACGTCACCTTGTGTTCTGTTTTTTAGATATTAAATTCTTGGAAGCTGGAAAAATGTCATTCTTATATATCTTAAGATTCTTATAAGATTACTTCATATTGAAATCGGATTTAATTGGGTTCTTTCGTCACCAATATTTTAATTTCCTAATGTAACCACTATTTTctttattgattaattaattaaagacTAATTATTGAAGTTCCAAATtgactaaaaaaaatcaatttttttgtagaatactaatatttaaaatatatatatatatatataaaaaaaaaaatttgcataAAAACAGTAGATAATTTTGTTGTtaataataaacattttattatattaaatggaAATAAATTAAACATGTGAGACTTTTTTAAGTTTGGTAAGTTATGAATATAGCTTTATCAAATTGATTAAATATGTATTAtgatgaaaatatatatatacatatatttatttattctttatggGATTATTTACATTGTTCTTTTGCTCTTTCCTTAATCAACAATATCAGAATTACCAATTCTTGTTATTTCTACAAAGATGAATTacgtataaatattattaataaaaaattatttcgtttcgacaaaataattaatgtttatgtttgaaataaaaaaaaattatattatttggaAACTAACACGAGTAAAAGTTTATCCTAATTAATAGAGGGAAAAAATAGCTTaatgtttttacaaaatattctTAGTTTATAGAAAGTGGAAAAAAAGTTCATCTATAAATGAAACTTAGTTATAGTAATTAACTGTAAGTATCGATTTTTATATTACTTTATTATAGAAAtgataattttaagaaaaatatcttatcattaattactttaattcaaaatatatataatgttttaaacgaataatacatatttatataaataatgtagcataatttattttaattatataatttgttaaaTAGCATTGTTCAAGGTAAACGTTTGTAATTGAGATGGattaattagttaaaaataaaatattttctaaatcaccttctaaaatattatttgtgttgtgaaaaaaaaagagtactATTGAGAACAAATTcccaattattttatttgaaagcaGAGATTTAGTGAAGaaataatagttataaatttaatttataatataaagtatattaaaataaaattattagttactttactttaaaaaatagttGGTTAGAGCATAGAGTGTATTACCTATAGTGTACGagtgttatttttcaaaaacataatttaatgtgttacatttgatttttgaattactTTAAATGGGagttattgtttatatatataatcatttcTTAGGAGAATATATCCAACACATATTACATTagttatttgataaaaatataaaagttgtaACAGTATATTGCTTGCTTGAGTATCTTCTTTAGTACAAAAtggttaattatatattttttttacgttAGAACTctttatcaaaaaaaaaattaaaaaatatgataataattttgaaaataaatcgaagaattttacattgaattacacggaattttaaaatttgttgtaaattttttccttttcacttCTTCATTGTACAATGACATAATTTGACCTTCTTCTTTGTTTTCTCTCCAACGACGATTGTGATGAGGTTGTGAATGTTTCATTTGATGTTGCTATGACTCACattatttcttgttttcttgTGACGAGTTTTGCATATTGGTCGTTTCTGTCTGATTGGATcaacttttcattttttaatgaGGTTAGTGGTCTAAATCTTCGtttgttttttcaaattaatattgTGGTTGTTTTTTGGGATCTCAATCACAACACAGTCTCAACAAGACCACATATGTTACATTgtgttattttctattttattattattgttatgatTTTTATGAATGTTGAACTAATATTTTGCCTTTGTTTAGGCTCATATCCATCATGTAAGGAGGTTATGGGAGCACTTGGTAATGATAATGATGACatgatcactacaagaaaagcatgatttacatacggattattaatattaatataa
Proteins encoded in this region:
- the LOC137831482 gene encoding asparagine synthetase [glutamine-hydrolyzing] 2; translated protein: MCGILAVLGCSDSSQAKRVRVLELSRRLKHRGPDWSGLHQYGDCYLAHQRLAIVDPASGDQPLFNEDKTIAVTVNGEIYNHEELRKQLPNHTFRTGSDCDVIAHLYEEHGENFVDMLDGIFSFVLLDTRDNSFIVARDAIGVTSLYIGWGLDGSVWISSELKGLNDDCEHFESFPPGHLYSSKEREFRRWYNPPWFSEAIPSAPYDPLALRHAFEKAVIKRLMTDVPFGVLLSGGLDSSLVAAVTARYLEGTNAAKHWGTKLHSFCVGLEGAPDLKAAREVADYIGTVHHEFHYSVQDGIDAIEDVIYHIETYDVTTIRASIPMFLMSRKIKSLGVKWVISGEGSDEIFGGYLYFHKAPNKEEFHQETCRKIKALHKYDCLRANKSTFAWGLEARVPFLDKEFIEVAMNIDPEYKMIKKEEGRIEKWVLRRAFDDEEHPYLPKHILYRQKEQFSDGVGYGWIDGLKGHAEKHVTDRMMLNAANIFPFNTPTTKEAYYYRMIFERFFPQNSARLSVPGGPSVACSTAKAVEWDAAWSNNLDPSGRAALGVHASAYGNQVKAVEPEKIIPKMEVSPLGVAI